The Fimbriimonadaceae bacterium DNA window CGACCTTTTTGGTAGAGGGCGCCGCACGTGGTGCAGACCGTCGGCTCCTTCAACTTGCCCGGCATCTTGTACGAATCGTGTTTATATTCCTCAACGAATCGATCGCGGCGCGCGCTGTGGCCGCCTTCCGTCTGTTTGTTCATTGCCATACGCCCCTTTCCTGGCCGGAGCGCCGGTTCGTGGCGCTCTCCCGGCGCTTATGACCTGCTCACAAATGCTTCTTCTGCGAGGTTGAGATACTGCAACACTTCTCGGTCTTCGACCTGTTCGAATTCCCGGTAGAAATTGCCGACGGCATAAAACGGGTCCGGTGTTCGGAGCACCACCAATTGATCCACGATCGCCCGCGCCTGTTCCACGGTGCTGTGCGGACCGACCGGAACGGCCCCGATGACACGGCGGGGATGCGCCTGACGCACCGTCGCGACCGATGCAAAGAAGGTGGCGCCGGTTGCCAGTCCGTCGTCCACGAGAATCACCGTCCGGTCCTTGAGTGAGGGGAACGGCCGCCCCTGCCGGTAGAGGGCCACACGCCGGGCGACTTCCTTTTGCTGCGTCTGTACGGCGGCCGCCAGGTCTCGATCCGTCAATGAGAGGCCGGAGAGCGCCTCCCGATTCCAGTAGACCGCTCCCGTTTCACTGACCGCCCCCAGCGCATATTCCGGATTGCCGGGCGCGCCGATTTTACGTGTGATCAGCACATCCAGAGGCAGATGCAGCGCCAGACTCAATTGATAGGCTACTGCCACCCCTCCGCGCGGGAGCGCGAGCAGGATCGCCGCAGGATCGTTTCGGTATGCGGCTAATTCCTGTGCGAGCAGTTCGCCGGCTTCTTCACGGTTCTTGAACATGTCGCGTGCCCCTTATTCGCCTGTGTCGCACGGTGTGTCAGTCTTGTGCTGTCTACCAGAGCCCGCTGGTCACTCCCACGCCGATCAAAAAGAGTGCCACAACAATCATGAGGAACACCAACCACCGGTGATGGTGCGACGACCCCTCAGGATGCCAATGCATTTCCCAGGGAATATCCAAGTACCGAGGATGTTTGAACATGGTCTGCTCCTTCCGCTCAGGAGACCTTGACCTCGATGGATTTCGGTTTGGCCTTCTCCGATTTCGGCAGATGGACCTTCAGCACACCGTCTTTGTACTCCGCCGCGACCCTGCTGCCATCGGCATCTTCCGGCAGCGTGAAGCTCCGCAGAAAACTGCCGTAGGCGCGCTCCACCCGGTGGTACTTCTTGTCTTTTTCTTCCTTCTCGTATTTCCGTTCGCCGGAAATGGCGAGCACATTGTCCTGCACGGTCAGCTTCACGTCTTCCTTTTTGATCTCCGGCAGCTCGGCTTTGATCAGATATTCCTTGTCGTCCTCCGTGATATCGACCAGCGGAGCCCATTCGGCTACCGAGATCGCTTCCTTTTGTCCTTCGACCTTCCCCTGGGGCCGTCCCCAGAGTGCCGACAGACGCTTCTCCACATCTTCCAGTTCTTTCCAAGGGTTCCACTGCGCGCGAAACGGTTCCCAGCGTGTCAGTCCACTCATGATGCCGTCTCCTTTGTGCAAGCCTGTGGATGGTGCATCTGCGCCTGACCATCGACCATTCGTTCGTCACGCGCAACTGCTTCCGGACTATTGCAGGCCCGATGCCAGGAAGAAATCCTGCGATGGCCGCATCCGGGAGTGGCGAAAGTTCACTCGCTTAGAGCAATCGGCGAGGCGTCCTCCCGGTTGTCAGTGCCGGAGGGTGGGGCGATACGGGGCAGCAGCGCGGAGCGGCAATGGTGCCAATTACCTCATTGATTCCAGGCCGACCGTGCTTACATGAATAGGTGAAGGGAGGTGGAGCCAGGATAAGGTCGACATCCCCGCTTCCGTGCAGCGAAGAGTTGGTTCGGGGATTGCGTCTGTGCCGGTTTCGGGATCAGTTCTGAAGGGACGCGCTTCCATCTCGGTGCCAGTATGAGGCACGGCTCCAGTGGGAGCCCG harbors:
- a CDS encoding Hsp20/alpha crystallin family protein, producing the protein MSGLTRWEPFRAQWNPWKELEDVEKRLSALWGRPQGKVEGQKEAISVAEWAPLVDITEDDKEYLIKAELPEIKKEDVKLTVQDNVLAISGERKYEKEEKDKKYHRVERAYGSFLRSFTLPEDADGSRVAAEYKDGVLKVHLPKSEKAKPKSIEVKVS
- a CDS encoding phosphoribosyltransferase; the protein is MFKNREEAGELLAQELAAYRNDPAAILLALPRGGVAVAYQLSLALHLPLDVLITRKIGAPGNPEYALGAVSETGAVYWNREALSGLSLTDRDLAAAVQTQQKEVARRVALYRQGRPFPSLKDRTVILVDDGLATGATFFASVATVRQAHPRRVIGAVPVGPHSTVEQARAIVDQLVVLRTPDPFYAVGNFYREFEQVEDREVLQYLNLAEEAFVSRS